One window of Hymenobacter canadensis genomic DNA carries:
- a CDS encoding Druantia anti-phage system protein DruA, which translates to MEQTRLYRGQRVNVRVLLASPGQLSADLIVALAAPQATRTDQLSNLVQPYLQLASELPDEHTGLRLLDIWRYCRYTWSLPLQTQPGRRMFYLVRDKARPFHPIIGIAALGSAVVQISVRDHAIGWSLDSLADKKDPKANETHKHQRRTRVEALHQELARALAEIYRADLIEDGVLTEEECVYPTPATLLNLTNAADTNYLGSRERRIQGTDLEAEARSPTFRKKRVQVLQELLSARLEFNKCADLNGEEQYQYLMQCAEGKRALRMALRSVKKRHVAASLMEITTCGAVPPYGELLGGKLVAMLMASPQVINDYRERYDQFNSVIASRMQGSDLVRDANLVLLGTTSLYHVGSSQYNRVNFPGVGGKVEYKLLGKTEGYGSVHFSQKTYTTIQQLLQAEATSQSYTFAAGVNYKLRSMSAALGLLGLQKLQKHSTPRLVYAVPLAQNWQEYLTGQEKAPSWYFTDIKNPTAETEQIIEYWKKRWFLNRVQRPETLAHLQSSFRPDSLLDIKPAATAHAQMTESLLFFLGPDKPPMISWNTFAEFDNGRLSFAEKQTVDETQTIHITSKKLEDGIINLLKEGHRVYLTGNPGDGKTHLLRRLEGREDWPVGTYTELDASAVSETQLIEGLTETAKNGLPALVAINEGPLRHMLKRLPDAEELSKQLAHPYRYESDGVVNAVPKAVLVQLGSRQVLNNVIISEAINLMLSRVDYTGAPTAVLSNVKALGHMRVRERIHALLAEVQRSGIHVTVHQLLGLLARMVTGGSNEVADKAPPYYQTLFEMPAEASPLAAELRDLDPASFPHAHLDTHKLWDAPSKAGPWLPGSGPATGAPGELGISTEEARRRFCQLKRQHFFEAEAGEQVMAALPDDRRKFNELLTGSLSAAVPVILKTLVRFVGQAPENTVALHLWTGMRYDADQPAWARVAGASIHASDCVVRRPMLPSPMDELLEDYQPDHLLLTLAAKPTPQGPSLLIDLPLWRAMSAVARGLPISSRDEDAGRRVDNFLSAAASLLPSNSEYLRIYNSKDNIETIVQVVEHIDAPAGMSYLLS; encoded by the coding sequence ATGGAGCAAACCCGGCTCTATCGTGGCCAGCGGGTTAATGTTCGGGTATTATTAGCAAGCCCAGGACAGCTATCCGCTGACCTCATCGTTGCATTGGCGGCTCCTCAGGCCACTCGTACTGACCAATTAAGCAACTTAGTGCAGCCTTACTTACAGTTAGCCTCGGAATTACCCGATGAGCATACAGGGTTGCGACTGCTAGACATTTGGCGTTACTGCCGTTACACGTGGAGCCTGCCTTTGCAGACACAACCGGGACGACGCATGTTCTACCTGGTGCGCGATAAAGCGCGCCCTTTTCACCCTATCATTGGCATTGCGGCACTCGGGTCGGCAGTAGTGCAGATTTCCGTTCGAGACCACGCAATTGGTTGGAGTTTAGATTCATTAGCAGACAAGAAGGACCCCAAGGCGAATGAGACGCATAAGCATCAGCGGCGCACCCGTGTCGAAGCTCTGCACCAAGAGCTAGCACGAGCATTAGCCGAGATATACCGGGCTGACTTAATAGAAGATGGTGTCCTGACGGAGGAGGAATGTGTGTACCCAACCCCTGCGACCCTGCTCAATCTAACTAATGCGGCTGATACTAACTACTTGGGTAGTCGTGAACGCCGCATACAGGGCACCGATTTAGAAGCAGAAGCGCGTTCCCCTACGTTCCGCAAAAAAAGGGTGCAAGTGCTGCAAGAACTTCTTAGCGCTAGGCTAGAATTCAATAAATGCGCAGACCTTAATGGTGAGGAGCAATACCAATACCTTATGCAATGCGCAGAAGGTAAGCGAGCATTGCGTATGGCACTGCGAAGTGTAAAAAAGCGCCACGTTGCAGCCTCGTTGATGGAAATCACAACCTGTGGCGCAGTCCCCCCTTATGGAGAACTGCTGGGTGGTAAACTTGTGGCTATGCTAATGGCCAGTCCACAAGTTATCAACGACTACCGAGAGAGGTATGACCAGTTCAACAGCGTTATTGCAAGCCGAATGCAAGGCTCTGACTTGGTTAGAGATGCTAACCTCGTGCTACTTGGAACGACCAGCCTGTACCATGTAGGCAGCAGCCAATACAATCGAGTCAACTTCCCTGGGGTTGGAGGCAAGGTTGAGTACAAACTATTAGGGAAAACGGAAGGCTACGGTAGCGTGCATTTTTCCCAGAAAACTTATACTACAATCCAGCAACTGCTACAGGCAGAAGCAACCTCTCAGAGTTACACTTTTGCAGCTGGCGTGAACTACAAGTTGCGAAGTATGTCGGCGGCTCTCGGGCTTCTGGGCTTGCAAAAGTTACAGAAGCACTCAACACCACGGTTGGTCTACGCCGTACCCCTAGCGCAAAATTGGCAAGAATATCTAACTGGCCAAGAAAAGGCGCCTTCTTGGTACTTCACTGATATTAAGAACCCTACTGCAGAGACGGAGCAGATTATTGAATATTGGAAGAAAAGATGGTTCTTAAATCGAGTCCAAAGGCCTGAAACATTAGCACATTTACAGTCAAGTTTCCGTCCAGACTCACTTTTAGATATCAAACCTGCTGCCACGGCTCACGCGCAAATGACGGAGTCGTTACTTTTTTTTTTAGGTCCTGACAAGCCTCCTATGATTAGCTGGAATACCTTCGCTGAATTTGACAACGGTCGATTAAGTTTTGCTGAAAAGCAAACGGTTGATGAGACGCAGACTATTCACATTACAAGCAAAAAGCTTGAGGATGGAATAATAAATTTGCTCAAGGAAGGTCACCGTGTATATCTCACAGGTAACCCTGGCGATGGTAAGACGCACTTGTTGCGACGCTTAGAAGGGAGAGAGGACTGGCCAGTGGGTACTTATACGGAGTTAGATGCCAGCGCTGTATCCGAAACGCAACTAATTGAAGGCTTGACGGAAACTGCTAAGAATGGGCTACCTGCATTGGTTGCGATTAACGAGGGGCCTTTGCGCCATATGCTCAAACGGCTCCCCGATGCTGAAGAACTTTCCAAGCAGTTGGCTCACCCTTATCGATATGAATCCGACGGCGTAGTCAACGCAGTGCCAAAAGCTGTGCTCGTTCAGTTAGGCAGTCGGCAGGTGCTAAACAATGTAATCATCAGCGAGGCAATCAATCTGATGTTGAGCAGAGTAGATTATACGGGAGCACCAACAGCAGTGCTGTCGAATGTTAAGGCATTGGGCCATATGAGGGTGCGCGAAAGAATACATGCTTTGTTAGCTGAAGTACAACGCAGTGGCATTCATGTAACTGTACACCAGCTTTTAGGCCTGTTGGCTCGCATGGTAACAGGTGGAAGCAATGAGGTAGCGGATAAGGCACCTCCCTATTATCAAACCCTATTTGAAATGCCAGCTGAGGCAAGTCCTTTAGCCGCTGAATTACGAGACCTTGACCCCGCGTCCTTTCCTCATGCTCACCTTGATACCCATAAGTTATGGGACGCCCCCAGCAAGGCTGGCCCATGGCTACCAGGGAGCGGGCCGGCTACTGGAGCACCTGGTGAACTAGGCATTTCGACAGAGGAAGCAAGACGTCGATTTTGTCAACTTAAGCGGCAACATTTCTTCGAAGCTGAAGCTGGTGAACAAGTGATGGCAGCGCTACCAGATGACCGGCGCAAGTTTAATGAACTGCTGACCGGGTCACTTTCCGCAGCTGTTCCAGTGATATTAAAAACATTGGTGCGGTTTGTAGGACAGGCGCCGGAGAATACAGTAGCCCTCCATTTGTGGACAGGTATGCGATATGATGCTGACCAACCTGCCTGGGCGCGTGTAGCCGGAGCTAGCATACACGCTTCGGATTGTGTAGTTAGACGGCCTATGTTACCATCTCCGATGGACGAGTTGTTAGAGGATTATCAGCCGGACCATCTTTTATTGACCTTAGCTGCTAAGCCAACTCCCCAAGGGCCCTCACTCCTTATTGACTTGCCGCTGTGGCGCGCTATGAGTGCCGTTGCCCGAGGCTTGCCAATTAGCAGTCGTGATGAAGATGCAGGAAGACGAGTCGACAACTTCTTGTCCGCTGCAGCATCATTGCTCCCTTCAAATAGTGAATACCTCCGAATTTACAACAGTAAGGACAATATTGAAACCATAGTCCAAGTGGTTGAGCATATTGATGCTCCTGCTGGCATGAGCTACTTATTGTCATAG
- a CDS encoding transposase, giving the protein MTEKSHPGGLAATRKKYTPAFKAECVRQVAAGSRQSDVARAQGISPALLGRWQRQALEAAVPSSAERDEIKQLRATLKRVEMERDILKKVVTIFAQPPQS; this is encoded by the coding sequence ATGACTGAAAAATCGCACCCTGGCGGCTTGGCTGCCACCCGTAAGAAATACACGCCGGCTTTCAAGGCTGAGTGCGTCCGCCAAGTGGCCGCCGGTTCCCGGCAGAGCGACGTGGCTCGTGCCCAGGGTATTTCGCCGGCCTTGCTGGGTCGCTGGCAACGCCAGGCTCTGGAAGCCGCCGTGCCCAGCAGCGCCGAGCGCGACGAAATCAAGCAGCTGCGGGCCACGCTCAAGCGCGTGGAAATGGAGCGCGATATTTTAAAAAAAGTCGTGACCATCTTTGCGCAACCGCCTCAGTCATGA
- a CDS encoding DUF3883 domain-containing protein: protein MRRRHYAEDFRLLIKDYREEKGTASNYNGRQLLELLQNADDAAGGLAGGGKVLVRLSEGELTVANTGEAFTQDGFESILYSNLSPKYEQQNKIGAKGLGFRAVLGWADRITIHSGGLHVAFSEEYAQRFLADLKREYADLAEALQKRSPNPKFIATLSCAELLPEAALPNDLAGYNTVLTMRLRPGVADLVLAQINSELDAEVLVFLNHLTELRLELPTGTRCLTRISPSAEQLQVDVTNETSGEVTSKIWRLVQETGQHGEGEKSKNYELRVAWQPDLSDKRQQLYSYFRTRVSFPFPVLAHGTFELSSDRNSLEDDTAGHNRFLLERMAHLLGQAALALGAESSSQVSYQPLRLLNWGKMPDQQLEQRFKFRSRLLEVLTESLLFPTVANTYVTARKAVAYARDFASFLDPSDCPRLLLFSDAEESKPAPVQELLRSLGQARIYVKQQLLNIVSKRRRVLPAARYAELLAMTVNELNLSQEVEAAKFQLPVLFYGGRGRADFAADSPVFLPVEGKVRYELPEEAARLQVMSGELAIGLREAFACASFTDLGQLLSPLKVQPYSFAAVAEVLIESYKAEKPEVWHPFLYKLYQQERAATKVRLARLQRAEGLLLYTATGKVAEAKTLYFGRAHGHLIGEELFAHNRARLVGTAQRMGLDPKDTNVVEYLTWCGVEKYPRLVKREVNDSAYREEILRALDYKSRPISNDDSRSYEELLAKIQYNGKCEADHLEDFEEILSRAPLATIINWLKQDERLAKRLEPGSREPIGSKLVFWIKYKKNETEIPGRSMPSYLRWQCQRLKWLTVDGLNERVEPLRALHSRKAPNLQPILYAPTVPYNELMTRPYPGLTRPEINRALTLLGVALTVSEVPTTPLYKLLLELPELVPNVQLAGAFYRELVENYEGSPDSNSPTYQQFRLKGRVACQRGQEPPAFYPVKEAVYIDNSSYGAAVVACFPVLMASRKRGKDRVLALFGVKPLDNITLRIEGSEPTAHPVQGAFATDFDDLRGYVLALRRSKNTTDSERLRKLRLHLSQQVGAAFTLPTTGETVPVSLGAFEFVYLPDQNRAYVEVPATINSLGELKDSDGFCECLAEVLCTALGVVEDKDKYTNLLSRSPAKRRSLLRTWLGAEAEPELSSSQQELNLATESQHAFWNAMRAAVKLSPLDDATLIRLVTADQWLGQLVSEFGEEYRSAFLAVQQLDFTLPFSHEGLGQVRALLMALNVNLPSFNAELGDAQLDFRPFWLRLFGDMIVARRSRFELGLHEKLRTQPLEAQQQFQKYRQAYQQGLSTVDNVLDFDLDAFFAAFASASPFWVDVSTKSDATQAMMDLEKLASNTDSALSALAKEQSVPEQTVRKFLNELSNSSLLYFQDAATLLKRLLQAYPRPTQTNTKPGGSPARAEVTLGENITFAYDDLKDLAEQLDALPAFTSTISTIRPRKHQSGVNGKRSGAGRGGRHGTTQGSSNDETAFLGEYCAYRALCDLFGAERVEWCSELAIKAGRGYGGLAGHGYDMRYRDDKDEVRYVEVKATTGEMSVFHLSRNELQVGESSLHRTRYELVLVSFVHDIAKVRIERIAQPFNYKRGESFIDNPNFSVEEDSFLIRFKRKEHK from the coding sequence ATGCGCCGGCGCCATTACGCTGAAGACTTCCGATTGCTAATCAAGGACTATAGAGAGGAAAAGGGAACCGCTTCAAACTATAATGGGCGACAGTTGCTAGAGCTTTTGCAAAATGCCGACGACGCGGCCGGGGGCTTAGCTGGGGGGGGTAAAGTTTTGGTACGGTTGAGCGAAGGGGAATTGACCGTGGCCAATACTGGGGAAGCATTTACGCAAGACGGCTTCGAGTCTATTCTATACAGTAATCTGAGCCCGAAATACGAGCAGCAAAACAAGATTGGCGCAAAAGGCTTAGGTTTTCGCGCTGTACTGGGATGGGCTGACCGTATTACAATACACAGCGGGGGCTTGCATGTGGCTTTCTCAGAGGAGTACGCGCAACGCTTTCTCGCAGACCTCAAGCGGGAGTATGCAGACTTGGCGGAGGCTCTGCAAAAGCGCAGTCCCAACCCGAAGTTCATTGCGACGTTATCGTGCGCCGAACTGTTGCCGGAGGCAGCGTTGCCCAATGACTTAGCCGGCTACAACACCGTGCTAACTATGCGGTTGCGGCCAGGGGTAGCTGATTTAGTGCTTGCACAGATTAACTCGGAGCTCGATGCTGAGGTGCTGGTTTTTTTAAATCATTTAACTGAATTGCGGCTGGAACTCCCTACAGGTACACGTTGCCTAACACGTATAAGTCCTAGCGCAGAGCAATTGCAAGTAGATGTCACGAATGAAACTAGTGGAGAGGTTACCAGTAAAATATGGCGTCTGGTGCAAGAAACCGGACAGCATGGAGAGGGCGAAAAATCTAAAAACTATGAACTGAGAGTAGCTTGGCAACCAGACTTGAGCGACAAGCGGCAACAACTCTATTCGTACTTCCGGACGCGGGTGAGCTTTCCATTTCCGGTTCTTGCTCATGGCACGTTCGAACTAAGCAGCGACCGTAACAGTCTTGAAGACGATACAGCAGGCCATAACAGGTTCCTACTTGAGCGCATGGCCCACCTACTAGGGCAAGCAGCATTGGCACTTGGGGCAGAATCATCTAGCCAAGTCTCTTACCAACCTTTGCGACTGCTAAACTGGGGCAAGATGCCTGACCAGCAACTAGAGCAACGGTTCAAGTTCAGGTCTCGGCTACTAGAAGTACTTACTGAATCTCTGCTATTTCCTACTGTTGCCAATACCTATGTTACGGCCCGTAAAGCAGTAGCATACGCTAGGGATTTTGCTAGTTTCTTAGACCCTTCTGATTGTCCACGGCTATTGTTGTTTAGCGATGCTGAGGAGTCAAAACCAGCACCAGTTCAAGAGTTGCTTCGTAGCCTTGGGCAAGCTCGAATCTATGTAAAACAACAGCTATTAAATATCGTCAGTAAGCGACGACGAGTTTTGCCAGCCGCCCGCTATGCTGAGCTACTCGCCATGACGGTGAATGAATTGAACTTGAGCCAAGAAGTAGAAGCAGCAAAATTTCAGCTACCGGTCTTATTCTATGGAGGCAGAGGGAGGGCTGATTTTGCTGCTGACTCACCGGTGTTTTTGCCAGTAGAAGGCAAGGTTCGCTATGAACTACCGGAAGAGGCGGCCCGGCTACAAGTAATGTCGGGAGAGTTGGCCATTGGTTTACGGGAGGCTTTTGCATGCGCCAGTTTTACGGATTTAGGCCAGCTTCTAAGCCCATTGAAAGTGCAGCCATATTCATTTGCAGCTGTAGCTGAAGTACTCATTGAGTCTTATAAGGCAGAAAAGCCTGAGGTGTGGCATCCGTTTTTATATAAGTTATACCAGCAGGAGCGTGCAGCCACGAAAGTCAGACTGGCACGGTTACAACGTGCTGAAGGCTTGCTATTGTACACCGCCACGGGCAAAGTGGCTGAAGCTAAAACGCTCTACTTCGGCCGGGCACATGGCCACCTAATTGGGGAGGAACTCTTCGCACACAATCGGGCACGACTTGTAGGCACTGCCCAGCGAATGGGTCTGGACCCCAAAGACACAAACGTCGTAGAATATCTGACGTGGTGTGGAGTAGAAAAGTACCCGCGGCTGGTGAAGCGCGAGGTGAATGACAGTGCCTACCGTGAAGAAATTTTGCGTGCTCTAGATTACAAAAGCCGTCCGATTTCTAACGATGACAGCCGCTCTTACGAAGAGTTACTAGCAAAAATTCAATACAATGGAAAGTGCGAGGCAGACCATCTGGAGGATTTCGAGGAGATTCTGAGCCGAGCACCGTTGGCTACCATTATCAACTGGCTGAAACAAGACGAAAGGTTAGCGAAGCGGTTGGAGCCAGGTAGCCGGGAACCCATTGGAAGCAAGCTCGTATTCTGGATTAAGTACAAAAAAAATGAAACCGAGATACCTGGACGCAGTATGCCGTCTTATTTGCGCTGGCAATGCCAGCGCCTAAAGTGGCTAACAGTCGACGGGCTTAATGAGCGGGTGGAGCCTTTACGCGCATTACACTCTCGCAAGGCACCTAATTTGCAGCCAATTTTGTATGCGCCAACTGTTCCATATAATGAGCTAATGACTCGGCCCTATCCAGGGCTGACACGACCTGAAATAAATCGGGCACTTACGTTATTGGGCGTGGCTCTAACTGTTAGTGAGGTTCCTACCACACCGCTCTATAAGCTCCTGTTAGAACTGCCAGAACTCGTCCCGAATGTTCAACTGGCTGGTGCCTTCTACCGGGAACTGGTGGAGAATTATGAGGGTAGCCCGGACAGCAACTCCCCCACCTACCAGCAGTTCCGTCTTAAAGGACGAGTTGCTTGTCAGCGTGGCCAGGAGCCACCCGCATTCTATCCAGTGAAGGAGGCTGTCTACATAGACAACTCATCTTATGGAGCGGCTGTCGTAGCCTGTTTTCCAGTGCTAATGGCTAGCCGCAAGCGTGGCAAGGACAGGGTACTGGCATTATTTGGTGTGAAGCCGCTCGATAATATTACGCTAAGAATTGAAGGTTCTGAACCAACGGCACACCCAGTTCAAGGTGCGTTTGCAACAGACTTCGATGACCTACGTGGATATGTGCTAGCGTTGCGCCGCAGTAAGAATACCACAGACTCGGAACGCCTGCGCAAGCTGCGTCTGCATTTGTCGCAACAAGTTGGAGCAGCTTTTACCTTGCCTACCACTGGTGAGACAGTTCCAGTCAGCTTAGGGGCTTTCGAATTTGTGTATCTACCTGACCAAAACCGAGCCTATGTCGAAGTACCAGCGACCATAAATAGTTTAGGAGAGTTGAAGGACTCCGATGGGTTCTGCGAGTGCCTTGCAGAAGTTCTTTGCACAGCTCTGGGAGTAGTCGAGGACAAAGACAAGTACACTAATCTGCTGTCACGCAGTCCAGCGAAGCGACGTAGCTTGTTGCGCACTTGGCTAGGTGCTGAGGCAGAACCTGAGTTGAGCAGTTCGCAACAGGAGTTAAACCTAGCAACCGAAAGCCAACATGCATTCTGGAATGCCATGAGGGCAGCGGTAAAGCTTTCGCCTTTGGACGACGCAACTTTAATACGATTAGTCACGGCTGACCAATGGCTAGGGCAACTGGTCAGTGAGTTTGGCGAAGAGTACCGAAGCGCATTTCTAGCTGTGCAACAGCTAGATTTTACTTTACCGTTTTCACATGAGGGATTGGGCCAGGTAAGAGCTTTATTGATGGCGCTAAATGTGAACTTGCCAAGTTTCAATGCCGAATTGGGTGATGCACAACTCGACTTCCGTCCGTTCTGGCTACGACTTTTTGGGGATATGATTGTGGCGCGTCGGAGTCGATTCGAATTAGGATTGCACGAGAAATTGCGCACGCAACCACTAGAGGCTCAGCAGCAATTTCAAAAATATCGGCAAGCCTATCAACAAGGGTTAAGCACAGTGGACAATGTGTTGGACTTTGACTTGGACGCCTTTTTTGCCGCTTTTGCAAGTGCTTCACCTTTTTGGGTGGATGTGTCAACAAAGTCGGATGCGACACAAGCTATGATGGACTTGGAAAAGCTCGCCTCAAATACGGATAGTGCATTAAGCGCACTCGCCAAGGAACAGAGTGTGCCGGAACAAACCGTTCGCAAGTTTCTCAACGAGCTGTCTAATTCAAGCCTTTTATATTTCCAAGATGCAGCTACCCTGTTAAAGCGGCTTTTACAAGCTTACCCAAGACCCACGCAGACGAATACGAAGCCCGGTGGTAGTCCGGCCCGGGCAGAGGTGACACTAGGGGAAAACATCACTTTTGCGTATGATGATTTGAAGGATTTAGCAGAGCAACTTGATGCTTTACCTGCATTTACATCTACAATAAGCACCATCCGCCCACGTAAACATCAGTCAGGCGTAAATGGAAAACGCTCTGGTGCTGGTCGAGGAGGCAGGCACGGAACTACACAAGGCAGCTCGAATGACGAAACAGCTTTTCTAGGAGAATACTGTGCGTACCGGGCGCTATGCGATCTTTTTGGAGCTGAGCGGGTAGAGTGGTGCTCAGAGTTGGCTATTAAAGCCGGTCGTGGCTATGGTGGCCTAGCAGGTCATGGCTATGATATGCGGTACCGTGACGATAAGGATGAAGTGCGGTACGTGGAAGTCAAAGCAACTACGGGTGAAATGAGTGTGTTTCATTTATCGCGCAACGAGTTGCAAGTTGGTGAAAGCAGCCTGCATCGAACGCGCTATGAACTTGTTTTAGTGTCCTTTGTACATGACATAGCTAAGGTGCGGATAGAGCGTATAGCGCAGCCTTTCAATTACAAACGAGGTGAGTCTTTCATAGATAACCCTAATTTTAGCGTTGAGGAAGACAGTTTTCTTATCCGTTTCAAGCGCAAGGAGCACAAATAA
- a CDS encoding IS3 family transposase → MSRYAFIAACTEPWPVQLLCQVLAVSPAGYYQWRNRPAGTPTPWQVAAQAAFTRHARRYGTRRLRAELHAEGHTVGRYALRTWLRQHGLRALSTRPHRPRTTVADPAAVVAENRLLGQSAPTAPNQVWVGDITYLPLTGGRWCYLATWRDACSRRVVGWHLAAQMPTELVLHALEQALTLRQPAPGLIIHADRGSQYTSAAYRARIAQAGALASFSRPGNPYDNAQAEAGWSTLKTELLPPGSVFASLEEARLEVAHYLDTYFNLDRRHSALGYRSPHQFEQDLKINLP, encoded by the coding sequence ATGAGCCGCTACGCCTTTATCGCCGCCTGCACCGAGCCGTGGCCCGTGCAGTTGCTCTGCCAGGTGCTGGCCGTGAGCCCAGCCGGGTATTATCAGTGGCGGAACCGGCCGGCCGGCACGCCGACGCCGTGGCAAGTGGCGGCGCAAGCGGCCTTTACGCGCCACGCCCGACGCTACGGCACTCGGCGGCTGCGGGCCGAATTGCACGCTGAAGGCCACACTGTGGGCCGCTATGCATTGCGCACCTGGCTGCGCCAACACGGGCTGCGGGCCTTGAGCACCCGCCCGCACCGGCCGCGCACGACGGTGGCCGACCCAGCGGCCGTGGTGGCCGAAAACCGCTTGCTGGGTCAGTCGGCCCCCACCGCCCCGAACCAGGTCTGGGTCGGCGACATCACGTACCTGCCCCTGACGGGCGGGCGCTGGTGCTACCTGGCCACCTGGCGTGATGCCTGCTCACGGCGCGTAGTGGGCTGGCACTTGGCCGCCCAGATGCCGACCGAGTTGGTGCTCCACGCCTTGGAACAGGCCCTGACGCTGCGCCAGCCCGCGCCGGGGCTCATCATCCACGCCGACCGCGGCAGCCAGTACACCAGCGCGGCCTATCGCGCCCGCATCGCGCAAGCTGGCGCTCTGGCTAGCTTCAGCCGGCCGGGCAACCCGTACGATAACGCCCAGGCCGAAGCCGGCTGGAGTACACTCAAAACCGAGTTATTGCCGCCAGGCTCCGTTTTCGCCTCCCTCGAAGAAGCCCGTTTGGAAGTGGCCCACTACCTCGACACCTACTTCAACCTCGACCGCCGCCACTCCGCCCTCGGCTACCGCTCGCCTCATCAATTTGAACAGGACCTGAAAATCAACCTACCTTAA